In a genomic window of Syntrophobacterales bacterium:
- a CDS encoding DNA-processing protein DprA, producing MKELGSVKTVNAQRIVQGGSDYPTVLQNRLFQDAPPQLVALGETVVLGRRLLGLICSIQCPGSLVLKTFDAIRALRDAGMAVVGGFLSPMEQDCLDILLRGRQPIILCPARGLKGLRLGEKERQAIDEGRLLVLSAFADDVRHTTAAQAVRRNNLVAALADALLVPYASPNGKTWTTVHAALKRKQPVFTFDVEDNADLLKAGARPFELLLEQANSPQTQNDQFTVPQ from the coding sequence ATGAAAGAACTGGGCAGTGTCAAAACGGTGAACGCGCAACGAATCGTCCAGGGAGGCAGCGATTATCCAACGGTCCTGCAAAACCGCCTTTTCCAAGATGCGCCTCCTCAACTGGTTGCGCTGGGCGAAACGGTTGTTTTGGGTCGGCGTCTGCTGGGCCTGATTTGCTCGATTCAGTGTCCCGGCAGTCTTGTCCTCAAAACATTTGACGCCATCCGTGCCTTGCGGGATGCGGGAATGGCGGTAGTGGGCGGCTTCCTTTCGCCGATGGAGCAGGATTGTCTGGATATTCTGTTGCGCGGCAGGCAGCCGATCATTCTCTGCCCGGCAAGAGGGTTGAAAGGTTTGCGCCTCGGTGAAAAGGAAAGGCAAGCAATTGACGAAGGCCGTTTGCTTGTGCTTTCCGCATTTGCCGATGATGTCCGGCATACGACGGCCGCGCAGGCGGTAAGGCGGAACAATCTGGTTGCCGCCCTTGCCGATGCGCTTCTGGTTCCCTACGCCTCCCCCAACGGCAAGACCTGGACAACCGTCCATGCCGCGCTGAAAAGAAAACAGCCGGTGTTTACATTCGATGTGGAAGATAACGCCGATCTTCTCAAAGCAGGCGCGCGACCCTTTGAACTTCTGTTGGAGCAGGCGAATTCTCCTCAAACACAGAACGACCAATTCACTGTACCGCAATGA